The following are from one region of the Acidobacteriota bacterium genome:
- a CDS encoding zinc ABC transporter substrate-binding protein, with the protein MRRILEWHLWFTLLLALSLAGAAASPLFAQATSKLKVLASTADLAALAAEVGGERAEVQSLVRGNQHPHFVQAKPSYLLKLRKADLLIIVGLELESGWLTRSHHTPSLVSQSGNARIQPGAPGYFDASQYAEIVDMPSGPITPSIQPFGNPHYWLDPENGRKIAQALAHKLGELRPSDASYFDDRFRVFSKRLSDAEEIWNAEMRPYRGCKVVTYYRSWSNFLKYFQLVSVGEIEPQPGIPPSRDHASELVNLMKSQNVGIILVEPYFELKTPNNIARKTGAKVVVLPSSVGGEKGITDYFQLFDYDLAVLTKAFRSKS; encoded by the coding sequence ATGAGAAGAATACTTGAGTGGCATCTTTGGTTTACGTTGCTTCTGGCTTTGTCGCTCGCCGGCGCGGCAGCAAGTCCCCTCTTCGCGCAGGCCACTTCCAAATTGAAGGTCCTCGCCTCCACCGCCGACCTTGCGGCACTTGCCGCGGAGGTCGGGGGTGAGCGTGCCGAGGTGCAATCCCTGGTCCGCGGTAATCAGCACCCGCACTTCGTGCAAGCGAAGCCCAGCTACCTGCTGAAATTGCGAAAGGCCGATCTCCTGATTATTGTTGGTCTGGAGCTGGAGAGCGGCTGGCTGACGCGGAGCCATCACACACCGTCTCTGGTCAGCCAGTCCGGCAACGCTCGAATTCAGCCAGGGGCTCCAGGCTATTTCGACGCTTCGCAGTATGCCGAGATTGTCGACATGCCATCCGGCCCTATCACGCCAAGCATTCAGCCTTTCGGCAATCCCCATTATTGGCTCGACCCGGAAAACGGTCGGAAGATCGCTCAAGCACTTGCCCACAAGCTAGGCGAGCTACGGCCAAGTGATGCTTCCTATTTTGACGATCGTTTTCGAGTGTTCAGCAAGCGGCTCTCGGACGCAGAAGAAATCTGGAACGCCGAAATGCGTCCCTACCGCGGATGCAAAGTGGTCACCTATTACCGGTCGTGGTCCAATTTTCTGAAGTACTTCCAACTTGTCTCGGTCGGCGAAATCGAGCCGCAGCCGGGCATCCCGCCCAGCCGGGACCATGCATCCGAACTCGTCAACCTCATGAAGAGTCAGAACGTGGGGATCATTCTAGTGGAGCCCTACTTTGAGCTAAAGACACCGAATAACATCGCTCGGAAGACCGGGGCGAAGGTGGTGGTCCTGCCTTCTTCGGTGGGAGGTGAAAAGGGAATCACCGACTACTTCCAGCTTTTTGACTACGATTTGGCGGTGCTGACCAAGGCTTTTCGCTCGAAATCATGA
- a CDS encoding DUF2318 domain-containing protein → MIAGFLLAVWGAAAWFAISQERKATASDHLPEIVLEAGENFLYDLAQLQPGQTRFFTYPIRSSERSKLLVNRDSKGVVRAAFASCTTCYSFRKQHHLKEGNLICGQCQSAMRIGDRNERMTADKSCVAVPVPFSVENNNVVVRPDAITKGFEMFSSSAKGTLQKDGDSRDSQSRP, encoded by the coding sequence TTGATCGCTGGATTTTTGCTGGCGGTGTGGGGAGCCGCGGCATGGTTTGCAATCTCCCAGGAAAGAAAGGCGACCGCGTCAGACCATTTACCCGAGATCGTGCTCGAAGCAGGAGAGAATTTCCTATACGACCTGGCGCAGCTCCAGCCGGGCCAGACCCGCTTCTTCACCTACCCGATCAGATCTTCGGAGCGGTCCAAACTGCTTGTGAACCGGGACTCCAAGGGGGTGGTTCGAGCGGCATTTGCCTCTTGTACCACCTGCTATTCGTTCCGTAAACAGCACCACTTAAAAGAGGGGAACCTGATCTGTGGACAATGCCAAAGTGCGATGCGCATTGGCGATCGGAACGAGCGCATGACCGCCGACAAGAGTTGTGTTGCAGTCCCCGTCCCGTTCTCGGTGGAGAACAACAACGTTGTAGTGCGCCCCGATGCAATCACAAAAGGGTTCGAGATGTTCAGCAGTTCAGCCAAGGGCACACTTCAAAAAGACGGTGATTCGAGAGATTCACAGAGCCGCCCCTAA